CGCCGCTACTACGAGTACCCGGAGCGGTTCCAGGCGCTCAACGTCGCCTCCACGGCGGGGGCCACCCTGCTGGCGTTCGGCTTCGTCATCATCGCCATCTACCTGACGTACGCGCTGTTCTACGGGCGCGCGTCCGGGAAGAACCCCTGGCGCAGCACGGGCTACGAGTGGGTCTCCGAGTCCCCTCCGCCCACGCACAACTTCGTGGGGCCGCAGCCGACGTTCCCCGAAGAGCCGCACTACTACCTGGCCCCGAAGAAGGACGAGGTGAAAGATGTCTAGCGCTCCGGCCGCCCACGGCGCGGCGCCCGGCCCGAAGTTCGCAGAGCATTTCGCGTCCCTGGAGGTGCAGAACCACGCCGCCCGGCTGGGCATGTGGCTGTTCCTCTCGACGGAAATCCTCCTCTTCGCGGGCTTGTTCGTCTGCTACGCCTGCTACCGCTTCCTGTACCCGGAGGCGTTCGCCCAGGCGAGCCGCCACCTGGACCTGACGCTGGGCACCGTGAACACGCTGGTGCTCATCACCTCCTCGCTGACGGCGGCGCTCGCCGTGCACTACGCGAAGGAGGCGAAGAACAACCTGGTGGCGGTGATGGTGGGGCTCACCCTGCTGATGGCGGTGGGCTTCCTCGTCATCAAGGGCTTCGAGTACTCGCACAAGTTCCACGAGGGCACGCTGCCCGGCAAGCACTACCACTTCGCGGGGCTCCAGCTGCCGGGGGCGCCCATGTACTTCACCATCTACTTCCTCACCACGGGCCTGCACGCGCTGCACGTCACCATCGGCATGGGCGTGCTGGGATGGATGGGGCTCCGGGCCCTCACCCAGAAGAGCTTCGGCCCCAACAACTACACGGGCATGGAGCTCGCCAGCATGTACTGGCACCTGGTGGACCTGGTGTGGATCTTCCTCTTCCCGATGCTGTATCTCGTCTAGGAGCGCTCCCCCATGGCCATCGTCAACGAGACCCACACGGAGCACCGCAACATGCAGGAGCACCACGGCACGGCCCGGTACTGGATCGTCTACGGCGCGCTCCTGGCCTTCACGCTCCTCACGGTGATTACCGGCCGCATGCACCTGCCCACCTTCGGGCTGCTGCTGGCGCTCGTCATCGCCACGGTGAAGGGCACCCTGGTGCTGCTGTTCTTCATGCACCTCATCGACCACAAGGGCGCCAACCGCCTGGTCATGGGCGTGTCGCTGCTCTTCGTGATTCTGATGATCGCCGCCCCCATGGCGGACTTCGCCACGCGCTTCCGCGGTTCGAATCCTCCCGGCTCGCACGTGAGCGACCTGAAGGATCTCAACTTCCCGGAGGCCCAGGGCGATGCGATCCACGGCGGCTCGCACGACCTGAAGAACCCGTCCACGCACCCGTAGCGGGACGGTCCGCTGCCTGCTTCACCGCGCGGCGCCAGGGGCCTTCCCCGGCGCCGCGTGGCATTTGCGGGGCCTAGAACCCCACCTCGATGCTGACCGAGAGCGCGGTGTCGGTGGACACCTTGCCCACCGCGGGCGCGCTGTCGTACTGGACGAGGAAGCTGGTGGAGAGCGCCAGCGCCTCGGTCAGCCGCGCCGTGAGCTTCGACTGGCTGTTGACGAGCACGCGCGCATCGCCGAGCACGTTGGGCACCGCTTCGGCCTCCTCGGTGAAGATGACGTCCTTGGAGATGCCGTAGCGCAGCGCCACGCCCAGCCGGGGGCCGCCCAGGTCCACATCGGGCAGGTCCTCCCGGATGGGGTAGTACTGGAAGCGCGTCTCGCGCAGGAAGCGGAACGCCAGGTCCGTGCGCAGGAAGGACTCCCGGCCGTCGGCGCTCTTCTCGTCCCACCAGAGGATGCCGGTACCAGCCTCGCCCAGGCCTCGCAGCTCCACGCTCTTGATGTGGTCGGTCTCGGCGCCCGCCAGCAGGTAGCCGCTCACCACCTCGGTGAAGCGGCGGTCCCCGCGGATCTGCAGCGACGCGCCCAGCGCCACCACCTGGGCGCGCTCGGGCTCCGTCTCCGTGGCCGGCAGGCGGCTGCGGCCGTACACCGCCTGCGCCCGGACGGCGTAGATCCAATCGCGCGTCTTGCGCTGCGCGGTAGCCAGCCCGTTGAACGTCAGCGTGGAGGCATTGCCCGACAGGGAGATGAGGCCCAGGCCCACCGCCCCCGTCCACGGGTCCTCCACCACCGGCGCATCCCCCTTCTTCGGGGCCTCGGGCAGGGCCGCGGCGGGAGCCGCGGTGGGATGGGCCAGGGCCTCGGTCAGCTTCTCCACGGCGGTGGCCATGCGCTCGCTGGCCTTGGCGGCCTCCTGGGCCGCGGTGGCGGCGCTCTCCGCGGCGGCGGCGGCGCGCTCGGCGGCGGCGGCTGGCGCGGGCGCCGGGGGGGGCGGGGCGGAAGCGGGGGGAACCTGGGACTGGAGGGACGTGGCAATGAGGAAGGCGGTCAGCATGGAAACTCTCTTCGGGTCCTTTTGTGTTGTCCTGACGACAGGGCACGTCCGCTCCCTTTACTCTTCCTGGGCGGTGCGTTCAGCCCCCCGGAGCGGATTTCCATGAAGCCTCCCTTCCTTGCCCTGCTCTTGTTGCTGCTGCTTCCCGGCGCCGCGGCCGCGGCCCGTCAGGTCACCGTGCCGGTGGACATCGCCGTGGGCCCCTCCGCGCTGCTCTTCTTCGGGCCCGTCTTCGAGGACCAGCCCCTGCACACCGGCCTGAAGCTCGACGTGGAGGCGGTGCTCGACCCGGAGTGGCTGCGCAAGAACCGGTCCCTCATCCCCCGCAAGTACCGGAACCAGGCCCTGAAGGCCGGAGAGATTCGCGTCGCCCCGCCCCTGGCGGCCCTCATTCCGGACACGCTCATCATCTCCCCGAAGTACCGGAACACGGGCATCTATGGCGCCACCTGGAAGCCTCTGGGCATCGGGCTCGGGCTCACCCCCAGCCCCGTGCGCCTCTCGTTCGACGCGGGCCTGGTGCTCACCTACGCCTATCTGTACTCGGACACGCTGGAGAACACCCACTTCC
Above is a window of Stigmatella erecta DNA encoding:
- a CDS encoding cytochrome c oxidase subunit 3 family protein → MSSAPAAHGAAPGPKFAEHFASLEVQNHAARLGMWLFLSTEILLFAGLFVCYACYRFLYPEAFAQASRHLDLTLGTVNTLVLITSSLTAALAVHYAKEAKNNLVAVMVGLTLLMAVGFLVIKGFEYSHKFHEGTLPGKHYHFAGLQLPGAPMYFTIYFLTTGLHALHVTIGMGVLGWMGLRALTQKSFGPNNYTGMELASMYWHLVDLVWIFLFPMLYLV
- a CDS encoding cytochrome C oxidase subunit IV family protein, yielding MAIVNETHTEHRNMQEHHGTARYWIVYGALLAFTLLTVITGRMHLPTFGLLLALVIATVKGTLVLLFFMHLIDHKGANRLVMGVSLLFVILMIAAPMADFATRFRGSNPPGSHVSDLKDLNFPEAQGDAIHGGSHDLKNPSTHP
- a CDS encoding DUF481 domain-containing protein produces the protein MLTAFLIATSLQSQVPPASAPPPPAPAPAAAAERAAAAAESAATAAQEAAKASERMATAVEKLTEALAHPTAAPAAALPEAPKKGDAPVVEDPWTGAVGLGLISLSGNASTLTFNGLATAQRKTRDWIYAVRAQAVYGRSRLPATETEPERAQVVALGASLQIRGDRRFTEVVSGYLLAGAETDHIKSVELRGLGEAGTGILWWDEKSADGRESFLRTDLAFRFLRETRFQYYPIREDLPDVDLGGPRLGVALRYGISKDVIFTEEAEAVPNVLGDARVLVNSQSKLTARLTEALALSTSFLVQYDSAPAVGKVSTDTALSVSIEVGF